The genomic segment ACACCTGCACGGACTGCCGGCCGCGCGCCTCGGACCACACGGCGAGGGCGAGCACGGCGAGCGTGGTGACCTTGATGCCGCCGGCGGTGGACGCCGACCCTCCACCGACGAACATGAGCATGGAGATCGCGAGCTTCGACGATCCGTTCAGCTCGCTGATCTCGATCACGCTGAAACCGCCCGACCTCGTCATGGCGGAGAGGAAGAAGGACTGGAACGTCGTGTCGACGGCATCCATCGCCCCGAACGTCTTCGGGTTGTCGAACTCGAGGATGATGAACACGACCGCGCCGACGACGAGCAGGATCGCCGTCGTGATGAGGGTGAGCTTCGAGTGCAGCGACCACCGCTTGACATGGAAGTGGTGCTTGGCGAGCGTGTAGATGACCGGGAAGCCGATGCTGCCGAGGAAGACGCCCATCATGAGCACGGTGAGCACGAAGTAGTCGTCCACGAACTCGACGACGCCGGTGGCGTTCGGGGCGAAGCCGGTGTTCGTGAACGCCATCGCGGAGTAGTACGGCGCCTCCCACAGGGCGGTGAGCGGGTGGATGCCCGCCATCACGAGGCCCGGGTACAGCAGAGCGGCCACGACCAGTTCGATGAGGATCAGCGACATGGCGACGGTCATCAGCAGCTGACCGACCTCGCCGAGTCGCACGGTCTGCCCCTCGTTCACGACCCCGCCGTGCGCGCGCAGCGGGTTGCTGTCTCCCGCTGCCAGGAGCTTGGCCCGAAGGCCGAGCTTCTTCGAGATCACCAGGCCCAGCACGGAGGCGAGGGTCAGCACGCCCATTCCGCCGATGTTCACGCCGAGGAACGTGAGCACATGGCCGAAGGGCGACCAGTGGGTCGCCATGTCCACCGTCGAGAGCCCTGTGACGCAGATGGTGGACACCGCGGTGAAGAGTGCATCGTTCAGCGGTGTCACGGTTCCCGAGGCCGATGCGATCGGCAGGGAGAACAGGGCGGTGAACAGCAGGATCAGCGTCGCGAAGATGAGGATCGCGAAGCGCGACGGCGACGATGTGATGAGCCGGCGCACCGCGTGCGCCAGGTCCCCCCAGCGCCCGCGAGAGGACGCCGACCAGCTGTTGCCGGACATCGCATCCTCCCGTGCTCGTCAGTGGCCGCTCGACACGGCGTCGTAACGAGCCCTCGTCATGGTACTCCGACCAGGGGGCGGCTAATCTGAACTTCATGACGGACATCTTCGACGTGATCGCGGACGGCACGAGGCGAGACATCCTCCAGCTTCTGCTGCGGCGGTCGACGGAGGGGGAGTCCGGCACGAGCGTGTCGCAGATCGTCAGTGAGCTCGGCATCAGCCAGCCGACCGTGTCGAAGCACCTCAAGGTCCTCCGGGATGCCGAACTCGTCAGCGTCCGCGAAGACGGGCAGCGCCGTTTCTACAGCCTCGAAGTCGACCCCCTCGAGGTCGTCGACGATTGGCTGGTCCCCTTCCTCGTCGATGCGTTCGGCGAGGACGCGCCGGACATCGACTGGACCACGGTGCCGCTGCCCGACGGCGCGGCGCACGCCGCAGAGGTCGTCGGCCGCGCCGCGGCATCCGCCAAGCACGTCGTCACCACCGCGCTTCGGCGCCTCGGCGCCTGACGCGGGACAGGGCCCCCGGCTGCGCCGAGGACCCTGCGCATGCGCGGGGCGGTCAGCGCGCTCCCGCCTTCCGGCGGAACAGCCACGCTCCCCACACCACTGCCGTGGCGAGGATGCCGATGCACCACACGATGGCCCAGGCGGGTTGCGTGCCCGCCGAGGATCCCATCAACAGACTGCGGATCGTCTCGACGATCGGGGTGATCGGCTGATGCTCAGCGATCGGCTGCAGCCAGTCCGGCATGCTCGACACCGGCACGAACGCGCTGGAGAGGTACGGCAGGAACAGCAGGATGAAGCCGTACCCGTTGGCGCCCTCCGGCGACCCCGCCGCGAGCCCGATCGCGGCGAAGAGGTAGGTGATCGCCAGCAGATACAGCGTGAGGAACAGCGCCATGAGGATCCAGTCGCCCAACGACGCCGTCGGTCGGAAGCCCACCAGTACGCCGACCCCGACGACGATCGACGTGGCCACGAGGTTGCGCACAAGGCTGGCGATGACGTGCCCCGTGAGCACGGCTCCCGCCCGCACGGGCATGGTGCGGAAGCGATCGATGATGCCGGTACGCATGTCATTGGCCACGTACACGGCGGTGGAGGAGGCCCCGAAGCCGGCACACGTGAGGATGATCCCGGGGACGACGTAGTCGACGTAGGCCCCGGACGGGTCGATCGCACCGCCGAAGACCCAGGTGAACATCAGCA from the Microbacterium ginsengiterrae genome contains:
- a CDS encoding TrkH family potassium uptake protein, which translates into the protein MSGNSWSASSRGRWGDLAHAVRRLITSSPSRFAILIFATLILLFTALFSLPIASASGTVTPLNDALFTAVSTICVTGLSTVDMATHWSPFGHVLTFLGVNIGGMGVLTLASVLGLVISKKLGLRAKLLAAGDSNPLRAHGGVVNEGQTVRLGEVGQLLMTVAMSLILIELVVAALLYPGLVMAGIHPLTALWEAPYYSAMAFTNTGFAPNATGVVEFVDDYFVLTVLMMGVFLGSIGFPVIYTLAKHHFHVKRWSLHSKLTLITTAILLVVGAVVFIILEFDNPKTFGAMDAVDTTFQSFFLSAMTRSGGFSVIEISELNGSSKLAISMLMFVGGGSASTAGGIKVTTLAVLALAVWSEARGRQSVQVFGRRIPSDVQRVALSVVAWGATIVALSTIVITQITKASTEDVLFDVISAFGTVGLSTGLTAELPQSATYVMAATIFMGRVGTVTLAAAVAATTRTQLYSLPVERPIVG
- a CDS encoding ArsR/SmtB family transcription factor — protein: MTDIFDVIADGTRRDILQLLLRRSTEGESGTSVSQIVSELGISQPTVSKHLKVLRDAELVSVREDGQRRFYSLEVDPLEVVDDWLVPFLVDAFGEDAPDIDWTTVPLPDGAAHAAEVVGRAAASAKHVVTTALRRLGA
- a CDS encoding ABC transporter permease → MTTALSAVAASTPAVRPPLRGLTAESVFFGRSLRHSLRDGESLLMAILLPVMLMLMFTWVFGGAIDPSGAYVDYVVPGIILTCAGFGASSTAVYVANDMRTGIIDRFRTMPVRAGAVLTGHVIASLVRNLVATSIVVGVGVLVGFRPTASLGDWILMALFLTLYLLAITYLFAAIGLAAGSPEGANGYGFILLFLPYLSSAFVPVSSMPDWLQPIAEHQPITPIVETIRSLLMGSSAGTQPAWAIVWCIGILATAVVWGAWLFRRKAGAR